One region of Candidatus Bathyarchaeia archaeon genomic DNA includes:
- a CDS encoding winged helix-turn-helix domain-containing protein, translating to MSVGDNLHKRRDHMFIMAEILEVTIDGALKTQVMYRANLSFAQLNEYLKLMLDLKLLETVKNSERTFYKTTSKGVRYLQSYRELRDLLKKERSGNDSNNGNGNNGVYLVKRGSQVICNKGPFY from the coding sequence TTGTCAGTTGGAGACAATTTACACAAACGTCGAGACCACATGTTCATCATGGCGGAAATACTGGAAGTCACTATAGATGGAGCTCTAAAGACCCAGGTCATGTACCGAGCTAACCTCAGCTTTGCCCAGCTGAACGAATACTTGAAACTCATGCTAGACCTGAAACTTCTGGAAACGGTCAAGAACAGCGAGAGGACTTTTTACAAAACCACTTCTAAGGGCGTGCGCTACCTTCAGAGCTACCGAGAACTCCGCGATTTGTTAAAGAAAGAACGCAGCGGCAACGATTCAAACAATGGAAACGGAAACAACGGCGTCTACTTAGTGAAACGCGGCTCACAAGTGATATGCAACAAAGGACCATTCTACTAA
- a CDS encoding DUF4332 domain-containing protein, giving the protein MTANRINGALTWILGLLTLIAVLNVFNALVQLNLYGSGSITVFRVLDTTLGNINAEVYFWASAIIALVLFSATSFSIYRGMPVDPQITQRIGKVEESLAANANMLENTQIGFFRKLEDSDKQADETFRKITLNLEETRKEVTEGLTAQKKSLQSLEKETEKSADNARKQATELTKIKKTVEGLNENKVKQEKPRLTGQTRLEDFKNVPPSLATRLSNAKITNVSELLAADSTSIAEKTGQSPETIAHLQAQAQLLMVPGINENHSELLVRFGVTSRRELANQDPVQLYRGLNGIAKTYVEQGKMSASKVPTIEDVSQWIKQAHL; this is encoded by the coding sequence TTGACAGCCAACCGAATAAATGGAGCACTCACGTGGATTCTTGGCTTACTCACGCTAATTGCTGTTTTGAACGTGTTCAATGCTTTGGTTCAGCTTAATCTATATGGCAGCGGTTCTATTACGGTCTTCAGAGTTCTTGATACAACGTTAGGCAACATAAACGCAGAAGTCTACTTCTGGGCATCCGCAATCATAGCGTTGGTGTTGTTCTCAGCAACTTCCTTTTCGATCTATCGTGGAATGCCTGTAGACCCACAGATCACGCAGAGAATCGGCAAAGTTGAGGAAAGCCTGGCCGCAAACGCCAACATGCTTGAAAACACTCAGATAGGCTTCTTCAGAAAACTGGAAGACAGCGATAAACAAGCCGACGAGACCTTCCGTAAAATCACCTTAAACCTTGAAGAAACCAGAAAAGAGGTCACCGAAGGCCTGACCGCCCAAAAGAAATCGTTGCAAAGCTTGGAGAAGGAAACAGAAAAGAGCGCTGACAATGCTAGGAAGCAAGCCACTGAACTAACGAAAATCAAGAAGACTGTCGAAGGACTTAATGAGAATAAAGTGAAGCAAGAAAAGCCGAGGCTGACAGGACAAACCAGACTTGAGGACTTCAAAAATGTTCCTCCTAGCCTAGCAACTAGACTAAGCAATGCCAAAATCACCAACGTAAGCGAACTGCTAGCAGCCGATTCAACCTCAATTGCCGAAAAGACAGGCCAATCACCGGAAACCATTGCACATCTTCAAGCTCAAGCTCAATTGCTGATGGTTCCAGGCATAAACGAAAATCATTCGGAGCTTCTAGTCAGATTTGGAGTCACGTCTCGCAGAGAGCTAGCCAATCAAGATCCTGTTCAACTTTACCGTGGCCTAAATGGAATCGCTAAAACCTATGTGGAACAGGGAAAAATGTCTGCAAGCAAGGTACCGACAATCGAAGACGTTTCACAGTGGATTAAACAAGCTCATCTATAA
- a CDS encoding undecaprenyl-diphosphate phosphatase, protein MATLLEIVLLAVIQGLTEWLPISSSGHLVIAQEYLGLRVPVFFDIVLHLGSLVVVLAVLWKDVLNILKAVARLDFKSEDGKLALYVILGSMATAVIGLTLRDLFESFFHNLLAVGVAFIITGSFYSIVYVSKRGKLPSGSLSPLRAVLVGIAQGVALIPGISRSGSTIATGLLLKVESKVAFRFSFLLFVPAIIGATVLTALDSENLSMAGIDYFGLFLGLVATVIVGFFSLKLLLKVVLKDKMHVFAYYCWALGLLLVLSQVVRI, encoded by the coding sequence ATGGCCACACTTCTCGAAATCGTGCTTTTAGCTGTTATTCAGGGCTTAACAGAGTGGTTGCCAATTTCCAGTTCGGGGCATCTTGTCATAGCTCAGGAGTACTTGGGCTTGCGGGTTCCTGTATTCTTCGACATTGTTCTGCATCTGGGTTCTCTGGTGGTAGTTCTGGCTGTGCTCTGGAAAGATGTGCTTAACATCTTGAAAGCAGTTGCCCGCTTAGACTTCAAGTCAGAAGATGGCAAGCTGGCCCTGTACGTAATCTTGGGTAGTATGGCAACAGCGGTCATCGGGTTGACTCTTAGAGATTTATTTGAATCGTTTTTTCACAATCTGCTAGCTGTGGGCGTGGCCTTCATAATTACCGGCAGCTTCTACAGCATAGTATATGTTTCTAAACGGGGCAAACTGCCAAGCGGATCTCTAAGTCCACTTCGCGCGGTTCTTGTAGGAATAGCCCAAGGGGTTGCCTTGATTCCAGGCATTTCGCGAAGTGGTTCGACAATTGCGACTGGTTTGCTATTGAAAGTTGAAAGCAAAGTGGCATTCAGGTTTTCTTTTTTGCTTTTCGTGCCAGCTATCATAGGCGCCACTGTGTTGACAGCACTGGACTCTGAGAACCTATCTATGGCAGGCATTGACTATTTTGGCCTGTTCTTGGGCTTGGTCGCTACCGTCATTGTTGGATTCTTTTCCCTGAAGCTGCTGCTGAAAGTTGTTCTGAAGGACAAGATGCACGTGTTCGCTTATTATTGCTGGGCACTGGGCTTACTTCTTGTCTTGTCTCAGGTTGTTCGAATCTGA
- a CDS encoding aminoglycoside 6-adenylyltransferase, which produces MNGVDVHGMYEQLVHRFVKWAKTRSDIRAAIILGSRARTEYPADEWADLDVIVVTSNPDRYVSSADWLLSIGKPLLTFIEPTSGGDEMERRVLFEGMLDVDFAIFPLAKAQALIQGGMASVQAANAFGRGFRVILDKDDIASKLQALVSSVKNATPTPPTHDEFLQVVNDFLYHAVFTAKHLRRGELWWSKMSSDCYMQHLLLRMVEWHSRARHGWSYDTWFRGRFLERWADPQVLKQMRHAFSHYNEADVKRGLLAAMTLFHTVAAEVAEKLKYKYPVDADKQVTEWIEARFSE; this is translated from the coding sequence TTGAATGGCGTAGATGTGCATGGAATGTATGAGCAACTTGTCCATAGGTTCGTTAAATGGGCTAAAACTAGAAGCGACATCCGAGCTGCAATCATTCTAGGATCTAGGGCTCGAACTGAATATCCTGCTGATGAATGGGCAGACTTGGATGTGATTGTCGTAACCTCCAACCCTGATAGATATGTGTCCTCGGCTGACTGGCTGCTAAGCATTGGCAAACCGTTGCTCACCTTCATCGAGCCAACGTCTGGCGGTGACGAAATGGAACGTCGTGTACTTTTCGAAGGCATGCTTGACGTTGACTTCGCTATCTTCCCTCTAGCCAAAGCTCAGGCGCTTATCCAGGGCGGAATGGCTTCGGTTCAAGCTGCAAACGCGTTTGGTCGAGGGTTTCGCGTGATTTTGGACAAAGATGACATCGCTTCTAAACTTCAAGCTTTGGTTTCGTCTGTCAAGAATGCTACTCCTACGCCCCCCACACATGACGAGTTCCTTCAAGTTGTCAATGACTTCCTGTATCACGCTGTTTTCACAGCCAAGCATTTGAGGCGAGGTGAATTGTGGTGGTCCAAGATGTCGTCGGACTGTTACATGCAGCACTTGCTGCTTCGCATGGTTGAGTGGCACAGCCGGGCAAGGCATGGATGGAGCTATGACACTTGGTTTCGTGGGCGATTCCTAGAAAGATGGGCAGACCCGCAGGTCTTGAAGCAGATGCGCCACGCTTTTTCCCATTACAATGAAGCAGATGTAAAGCGCGGACTGCTAGCCGCGATGACTTTGTTCCATACAGTAGCAGCGGAGGTTGCTGAAAAACTGAAGTACAAATATCCCGTTGATGCTGACAAACAAGTGACAGAGTGGATCGAGGCGCGGTTTTCAGAGTAA